In Polypterus senegalus isolate Bchr_013 chromosome 12, ASM1683550v1, whole genome shotgun sequence, the following are encoded in one genomic region:
- the LOC120540088 gene encoding free fatty acid receptor 3-like — translation MIETPDNSTTPLNSSHTNLLLSVYIITFITGMPANIIALYTFILKVRNKPAPIDILLLNLTVSDLIFLVFLPFRMIEATFGMRWVLPYFLCPLSGFVFYSTIYISTCFLTAVSVERYLGVAYPIKYKLRRKPIYAIVASVFFWIVSSANCSIVYIMQYHESDNFTVDTRFCYEKFNAEQLKILLPVRLELFLILFCIPFLITMYSYINCIRILNSLPNISRRRKQRANGLALGTLLVFILCFGPYNISHVVGFVEGQSPTWRVDALLLSTFNACLDPIIFYFSSTAVQKVFGQCFKGIFDKVCKVTSCSRFMSHTSSSMERTDSSSNTL, via the coding sequence ATGATAGAAACACCTGACAACAGCACCACGCCCCTGAACAGCAGCCACACCAACCTTCTTCTCTCAGTCTACATCATCACGTTCATCACAGGGATGCCCGCCAACATCATCGCCTTGTACACATTCATCTTGAAGGTTCGCAACAAGCCCGCCCCCATCGATATCCTGCTGCTGAACCTGACCGTGTCTGACCTCATTTTCCTGGTCTTCCTGCCCTTTAGGATGATCGAGGCCACCTTTGGCATGCGCTGGGTGCTGCCATATTTCTTGTGTCCCTTGAGTGGCTTTGTGTTCTACTCAACCATCTACATCAGCACTTGCTTCCTGACGGCTGTGAGCGTGGAGCGCTACTTGGGAGTGGCCTACCCCATAAAATACAAGCTCAGGAGGAAGCCCATATACGCCATCGTGGCCAGCGTCTTCTTCTGGATAGTGTCGTCCGCGAACTGCAGCATTGTGTATATCATGCAGTACCACGAGTCAGACAACTTCACCGTCGACACAAGATTTTGCTATGAGAAATTCAACGCAGAGCAGCTCAAAATCCTCCTCCCTGTCCGACTGGAGTTGTTCCTCATCCTCTTTTGCATCCCTTTCCTCATCACCATGTACTCCTATATAAATTGCATCCGCATTCTCAACAGCTTGCCAAACATCAGCCGTCGGCGGAAGCAGAGAGCCAATGGGCTGGCGCTGGGCACCCTGTTGGTGTTCATTCTCTGCTTTGGACCCTACAACATCTCTCACGTGGTGGGCTTCGTGGAAGGACAGAGTCCTACGTGGCGCGTGGATGCTCTGCTGCTCAGCACCTTCAATGCCTGCTTGGATCCCATCATCTTCTATTTCTCTTCCACCGCGGTACAGAAAGTCTTCGGCCAGTGTTTCAAGGGAATCTTTGACAAAGTATGTAAAGTCACCTCTTGTTCAAGGTTCATGTCCCATACCAGCTCAAGCATGGAGCGGACTGACAGCAGCTCCAACACTCTGTGA